The genomic stretch TGTCGATCAAAAGAGAAAGTTGAAATGCATTTTTATGGTGAGATGAATCGAGGCTTAGACATATAAAAAACCGCAAAGCTTTCTTGAAGAAGCTTTGCGGTTTTTGGGTCTCTTCTTTGCTTCATATAAGCCAATAGATTTCAAGCGTAATCCACTGCCATACATCCAATGATTTTTTATTTTGAAATAGGTTTCTTCTACTCTTCATGTGAGATGACTCAAGGTATGCCACGTCACAATAATATGGCGGATACTGAATGGTCTCAATCAGTTTTTTCCCCATTCTATCAATTCTCCACAGAAAAAATGGCTATGGCAGAACAACTTTCATAGAGTAATCATCATTTAATGAGCCATCATCTCATGGGCAATATCGTGTCCATCCATTTTTGACGGGTAGTAAGTAGGCCAGTTTTTGACTTCATCAAGTAAAGCTTCACGGTCGTCCCCCCAATAGAGATGGTAATGACTAGCTTTAGTCGGGTAAATACTATGATCACTAAACTGAATATACTGAGGCAGCCCTTCTGCTTTTTTAGCTAGTTTGAATATGTATCTTACCCCTCTATTGCCCGCATCATAGGTTAGAATTTCGTATCCGTCATACGTATACTTACCAGAATATTCTTTTCCATTTTTGAAGAACGTTACAGTATCTTTCTGGATTACAATACGGTCAACATCTGTTTGATAGCCTTTTTTATAATACTCTTTATATTCTTCAGCTGTCTTGCCGCCTTCGTGTTCTGATTTATATGAAAACACTTCGTCAAGAGTACCATCTTGCAGGTATGGATATACAGATTGCCAATCTCCTTCCCAATCAGAAAGTAAGCGATCCTTTACTTGGCTGTTTTTAAAATAGCCTTCATATATTTTTTCTGTTTCTTCATCATGCGCATGACTATGATCGTGAGAATGTTCGTGTGTATGACTGTCAGATGTTTGCTCTTGCGTTTTGGAAGAGTCTTCTTCAACTGCTGAGGATGATGTTGTTTGATTAGACTCACCTGCAGAAGAACCGGAAGTCTGACATCCTGCCAAAACTAGTAATGAACCAATCGTTAATATGCCTAGCCGTTTTGAAAATAAAATGTTCATTCCAACACTCCTTTTTTATTAAATCGAAAACATTACGATTTATTATACATACATCTCTTGCAAACATCAAAGGAAAAATGCTCTTCATGCGGATGGCCTATTTTAAAGGAATAACTGACTATGTTCATCAGTTATTCCTTTAAAATACGAAAGTCTACGATATTTCCATATCGATCCGCTTCAATGTGACAGCACCCCTCAAGCAGCTGTTTTAATTTTCCACGTCCGCGTTGTACCCTTGATTTTGCTCCGGAGTAAGAAATGCCGAGCTTTTCACTCAACTCTTTTTGTGATAACCCCTGGAAATCAGTTAACTCGAGCGCCTCTCGATACTTTTCAGGCAACCGTTTGATGGTCGATCGAATACACACAGTTGCTTCCTTGGTGAAATTTTCTTCCTCTGCACTGTCATTAAAATGTAGAACATCAGGCAATATTTCGCTTGTTTTTTTTGTACGGTAAAAATCAATAATCGTATTTCTAGTGATCCGATAAATCCAGCTGTCGATCTTTTGTTCATCGATCAGATTTGGGAGATGCACTTGTATTTTCATAAATACGATTTGCAAGAGGTCATCAACGATAGATTGATCGTTAACCCTATGTGAAATATATGTTTTTAACGGCTGATGAAATTGATCCCATAGATCCTCTATATTCATTTGAAAAAACCTCCTATAATTTTGCGTCTGCTTTACATTTGCTTCGTCTTTTTAATCGTAACAAAGAGCAAACAATTGTTGAATCAATTGTATTGCAGCTGTTGCCAAAAATAATGATAAAGGAGAGGTTTGTTGTGGAGTATACCTATTTAGGGAGAACAGGATTGCGGGTGAGCCGTTTATGTTTAGGCACGATGAATTTTGGAGTTGATACAGACGAAAAGACTGCGTTCCGTATCATGGATGAAGCACTTGATAACGGCATTCAATTTTTTGATACTGCCAATATTTACGGCTGGGGCAAAAACGCAGGATTGACAGAGAGCATCATTGGAAAATGGTTTGCACAAGGAGGACAGCGCCGCGAGAAAGTTGTTCTGGCGACAAAAGTATATGAACCGATTTCTGATCCGAATGACGGACCAAATGATATGAGGGGCTTGTCTCTATACAAAATCAGACGTCATCTGGAAGGATCACTGAAGCGGCTTCAGACAGATCATATCGAATTGTACCAAATGCATCATATCGATAGGCGGACACCGTGGGATGAGATATGGGAAGCTTTTGAGACTCAGGTTCGCTCCGGCAAAGTAGACTATATTGGATCCAGTAATTTTGCAGGCTGGCATTTAGTTAAAGCGCAAGCTGAAGCTGAAAAACGGCGATTCATGGGACTCGTCACTGAACAGCATAAGTATAGTTTATTAGAACGAACAGCTGAAATGGAAGTGCTGCCGGCTGCACGGGATCTTGGTTTAGGAGTAGTGGCGTGGAGTCCCCTTGCAGGAGGGCTTCTTGGCGGGAAGGCATTGAAAAGCAATGCCGGAACTCGTACAGCAAAAAGAGCAGATTTAATTGAAAAACATCGTTTGCAACTCGAGAAATTTTCAGATTTATGCAAAGAACTAGGAGAAAAAGAAGCAAATGTGGCTTTGGCATGGGTGCTGGCAAATCCAGTTTTAACTGCGCCGATCATCGGACCACGAACGGTTGAGCAGCTGCGTGATACGATAAAAGCCGTTGAAATCAGTCTGGATAAGGAGATTCTCCGCATGTTAAATGATATCTTTCCCGGACCTGGAGGAGAGACACCTGAGGCATACGCCTGGTGATACATTCATTACTCAATACTGACATTTTTCTTAAATATTTATACTGAACTATCATATTAAGAAAGACAAGAGCATGTTTGTCTCTTGTCTTTTCCACATCGTGCTGAAAATGCTGGCTAAACATCGACAAAAATGCTGCCGCTTAAAAAAGAACCCTAAACAATAGAGTAACTGGAAAGACAACTGGCTTGATCAGCTTGGGACCCCTTTCAGCTGTATTTAAATCAATCAAACTAATGATTCATTGGCAGTCTAAATATTATTATTGTTTCTTTACAAAATAGTAATAGCCCCTGTAATGATTGCTAACAACGTAATAACTAATGATGTAATTACAGCCCACTTAACGGCAAACCTTTGAAATGACCCCAAGTCCATTTTAAGCATGCTTACTAGCAATACTGTTGACGCAACCAATGGACTCATCAGATGAACCGGCTGCCCCATTATAGAAGCCCTTGCAATTTCTACTGGTTCTATACCATATGCTGAGGCAGCTTCTGCAAAGATAGGTACCATACCAAAGTAATATGCATCATTTGATAAAACAAAAGTAAACGGAATACTAGTGAGTGCTACAATAACGGGGAAAAACCCTCCCATTGATGAGGGGATGATGGATATTAATGATCCTGCTATGGCATCCACCATCTTTGTCCCGGATAATATACCAGCAAATACTCCTGCTGAAAATACCAATAATACCACGGTTATGGCATTACCAGAATGCTCGGCGATTCGCTCCTTCTGCATTTTTACATTCGGATAATTTATAGTAAGGGCAAGAACAAAACCAATTAAAAATAAAACTGACGGATGCTTAGTTCCAAGCACAATAAACACCATGATACTTATAACGAGGAATAAATTAAGATATATTAAGCGTGGCCTTTTCAATTGTTCGCTCTCCAAAGTAGCAGCCATATAAGATTGAGAGCTGTCCTTTGTTATATGTCTAGGCTCTAATTGAACGATGCCTATTCGATTCCTCTCTTTCCTTCCCATTAGAAAAGCCAGAAATATCACACAAGCAATACCTCCAAGCATGGTCGGAAGTAATGGCACAAAGAAATCTGAAGGATCCAAACCCAGCACTGAAATCGCTCTTGTAGCTGGTCCGCCCCATGGAGTCATTCCGCTAACGATACTCAACGACAGCATTGCTAATGTCGCCATAACCATGGGATTCATACCAATTCTTTTATACAAAGGTAACATTGCTGAGACTGTTATCATATAGGTTGTTGTACCGTCCCCATCTAAAGCGATAAGCATTGCCAAGACGGCAGACCCTATCGCTATTTTCACAGGGTCTCCCTTTACTATAGATAAAATTTTTTCTATTAGCGGATCAAATAAACCTGCATCAATTAAAATTCCGAAAAAAAGAATAGCAAACAATAGCAATGCCGCTGAACTTGCAACTGTTTGAATTCCTTCTAAAATCATGTCGCCAATACCCTTACCAAAACCTCCAATAAGAGCAAAAACAATGGGAGTGATGGTCAAGGCAACAATAGGCGAGACTTTCTTTGTCATTATTAATATTGTAAAAACAGTTACCATCGAAAAACCTAAAATAGTAAGCATATTACACCTCCAAGAATGCGCTTTCAAATGACTTTTGATTAACATATCTTATACGGTGTAATAAGTTAAATAAATATTTTTTTACTGTGTTTCAAAAAAAATTCTATCATAACTTTAAATGGTTACCATTTGTTCACCCTTTAAAAAATCAATGAATGCTTTAACGAGTTTGATTCCTAATGATTTTTGATCGTACATTAGCCAAGTATCTCTCATTAGAGGCTTACCCTTAGCATTATACAGTTCCATTGTGTACAAATGATCAGATTCCTGCAGGCAAATTTCTGGTGCTATGGAGTAACCAAGACCATGCTTTACCATCTCTTTGCAAGTCTCTTGTCGATCCACTTCCATTGCAATAATGGGGGCTTGTTTTAGATTCGTATGCATCCAATCTTCTATAATCGTTTTTAAAGAAGCATCCGTTTTATATTTGATAAAAGGTAAAAAAGGAAGTTGCTCTATCGTTATTGGTTTTTTTGAGATGATATGTAATTTTTCCCGTGTCAGCCGTTCCTCCACCCCTTTCCAGCGATGGCTTCCTCTCAGTATACCGACTTGTACAATACCAGCATCTAATAATTTCATGACATCTGTGCTCCAGCCTGTTTGTACACTATATTGGACATTAGGATACATAGTGGAAAATTCCCTTAATAACTTAGGGAGCTTATATTGAGCGAAATTGCTTGATACCCCCAGCCTTAGATGTCCTTGCACCTCTTTGCTTAGATTAGAGATATGATCTTTGGTATCTTGAAGTTCCTGTAGCATTCTTCTTGCATAAGCAACCAAGTGTTCTCCTTCCGCAGTAAAGGTAATTCCTTTATGCCTTTTGGTGAATAATTCAATTCCGAAAATCTCCTCAATCTTTTTCAACCGATAAGTGATGGAAGGCTGTGATGTAAATAATCGTTCTGCTGTTTTTGTTACACTTTGTTCTTCGTGAAGAATTTTCAATAAAATCCAATCTTTCTCATCCATTTTCATCTTCCTTTCTAGTCCTTCTTTCACAATTATAAAAGTTTTTTTATCGAATATTAAGAAAACTTATATTTTATTTTTATTTTTTTACCTTCTACACTAAAAAACATAAAAAATACTACCTTTAAGATGAGGATGATGACGATGGTCAAGACGAATGTAACAATCATGAGAGGCGGAACAAGCAAAGGCGTTTTTTTCCACGAATCAGCCATGCCTAACAATAAAAACGAATGGGAGCCCTTTTTGCTTGATGTCATGGGAAGTCCTGATAAAAGACAAATAGATGGTTTGGGTGGCGGTAATTCCCTTACTAGTAAAGTGGCAATAATAAAGAAAGCATATACTTCGGATATTGATGTTCACTATACTTTCGGTCAAGTCAGCATTTCGGAAGAAAAGGTGGACTTTAAGGGGAACTGCGGAAATATCTCCGCTGCTGTTGGTCCATTTGCTATTGAAGAAGGACTTGTAAAAGCGAAAGAACCAATGACTGCGGTAAGGATCCTGAATACCAATACGAATAAAATGATCATTGCGGAAGTAGAAGTGGAAGACGGTCAGGTCAAATATGACGGAGATGTTACGATATCTGGAGTACCTGGATCTGGATCTCCAATCTATTTAAACTTTCATGATGCCGCTGGTTCAGTTACCGGTCATTTATTGCCTACTGGAAATAGTTCGGAGTTTTTAGATACAAGTCAAGGCCAAATAGAGGTGTCTATTATCGACTATGCAAATCCATTAGTTTTTGTGGAAGCGAGCAGTATCGGCCTGGATGGAACGGAACTTGCAGAAGAATTTACTGATCTACAGTTGGCTCAATTTGAAGAATTAAGATCCATTGCGGCAGAGAAATGCGGCTTTGCCAGTCGATTTTCAGCTACAAAGTTATCGCCGGCTGTCCCCAAACTGGCTATAGTAGCAAAACCAGAGAAATATAAAGATAGTACAGGTGCTTGGCATTCAAGCGTTGAGATGGACTTACACATCAGGATGATGTCCATGCAAAAGCCACATCAAGCACTGGCTGTCACTGGAGCGATATGTACAACAAGAGCCCTTTCAGTGGAAGGTGCAATCCCTGCAAGAATAGCAAAAAACCACTCTACAAAGGTTCGGCTAGCTCATTCTTCTGGTATTATTGAAACAATGGTGGAGCCCACTGGTATAAAGATCGTCCGTACCGCACGACGTATTATGGACGGAACAGTTTATACGCATGGAGACTATCAAATGATGTAGATGGACTGTGCAAAAAGCCTCCCCCCTTTCCATCGTTAATAGATGGATTGAATGCGCCTTCTTGCACAGATCCATTGTAATCTTGCATGGCTTTAAAAAAGCCTCTATATTGTTTTTTATGAAATCGCCAAGGTCCTTTCATGTATCTGCCTCAAGCATGACATAATCATTATAGAGAAAATTGAATACTTTTTACTGCAAATAAAAAGATACCAACATCATTGGTATCTTTTAGATTGAGTTCATCTGCAGCGGTTTCTTTTCCTCACTGCTTATTTGATTACAAAATTACCGTACTCGTTTGAACGAACATGAATCGGTCCGTTTAGATTATAGTTGTTCTCCTTGGCGATAGAGCGAAGCACGTCCACACGGGCAACTGATTCTCTCCATTCGTCACGGGTGTCATGATTGGCCGGATTCATCAGATCGTCATAGCGTACGTCCAAGAATTTATTCAACCACTTCTTCTCGTCTATTCCGTCTTTAGGTGATCCGCCCGCTTTTTTGTTCGTACGTTTAATCAAGGCATAAAAAGAGTCAGGGTCATCACCATCGCCATGCTGAATAACCGTATCGTACATCACAGCTCTTGCCAATGCTGTTTTTAGTCCGGCATTATCCGATCGTTTCATGGCAGGCTGATAATACAAATGGTCATTTACTTTGTCTTGAGCGGCGCGAAATTCCTTATCATTTGCAAGCGACTTCCAGGCAGAAGCGAATCCCTTGAGATTGCTTGTATCATCGCTTTCTTCCTTGGCCAGACGGCGCAATTCAGGCAGATACTTTTTCAGTTTGTTATTCGGAACTGCCTTTGTGTATACTTCCACTACTTCCAATGCATCCCCGGTAGCCGTTGTAAAGCCTGCCCGTCCGCATGTATAGCCTCGCCCGTCATCCAATCGCTCTACATATCCATATTGGATCTCCGTTGTGCCGTTTTCAAAGATACTTGTCAGCTGTTCCGCCCGGCGCTTTTGATCTTTATTCAGTCCCGCCGCAAAAACCGTTTCGCTCATCATCAGGGTAAAAAACATGGTGAAAACAAGTAATGAGATCGCTGCTTTTTTCCAAAAATCTGCTTTTTGCATACTGATTTTCATTTCACTTCCCCTTTCTAAATATTGTAAATACAGACTCAGTATACATGAAGAAACTGCCCTATTGTTGAAAATACATCAATTTGTCAATATTTTGAATCTAAAGTAATATAGCTTGAATCTTACTCTATTCATTGCCAATCAGCCTTAGCCCCTCTCACTGGGAAGGTCCCTTGATTTTCATACTGCTTCAACTTTCATTAACAAGATGCCATAAGGCTTTACTCTATTTTATAATGGAAGTGATCATCGAAAATCGTTAGGGAGGTGATGTAATGGCAAGCAAGATGAGAATGCCAGATTCCGCAACGTCCCATGCAAAGCCTACTATTGGGAAGGCGATACTTTGCATGGGGTAGACTTTCTAAAAGATCGCCCAAGTAAGCTTTTCTGATATAGTGGCTTTGCACCTTATTTGACATAAAAAAATAAGGAGCTGGCAGAAATGGCATATGTAAAAGCAACCGCTATTTTACCTGAAAAGCTGATATCGGAAATTCAAAAGTATGTTCAAGGAAAAACAATATATATCCCTAAACCTGAATCCTCTCATCAAAAATGGGGTGCGTGTTCAGGAACAAGAAAGCTGATCGATGACAGAAACGCTTCTATTAAAAAAGCATTTAAAAACGGCAAAACCATTCATCAATTATCTGATGAATATCACCTCTCTATTGAAACAATAAAAAAAATTGTCTACTCTAAATAAACAAAACGGAAGCACTGATAAAAAATAATCAGTGCTTTTTATATGGCGAGTTTGTTTCTTAGTTATTTCCTGCATATGATACCATTGGCCAATTGTGTAAAGTTAAGGGAGATGAGAAGAAAGGAAGGTCCTACAAATGACGATAAACAATGGAACGTTGCAAGTACCCGGCGCGAACATCCACTATCAGGTGCGTGGCTCTGGTCCAATCATTCTTTTGGTCCACGGAGGAGGCGGTGATGCCGACAAGTTCCATCATGTTGCCAATCATCTGGCTAACTGGTACACGGTTGTTACTTATGATCGCCGCGGCCATTCCCGCAGCAATCTCGCCAATCAGATTGAGGGTTACCGTGTGGAAACACACAGTGACGATGCTCACCGTCTTCTAGCCAAAATCACCAATAAGCCGGCCTATGTATTTGGAAGCAGCTCCGGGGCTGTTATCGGGCTTGATCTGTGCATACGCCATCCCGAACAAGTACATGTCATGATCCCACACGAACCAATCTTATTGCAGCTTCTGCATGGAAATGAGCTGAAACAAGCCGAGCAATTCATGGAAGACCTTAAGAAAAATCATCGAAGTGAAGTCATTAAATTAATGTCAAGATTAGAGACAGACGAACAATCAAAGGCTGTCCTGACAAAGCGGCTTCTCGGCAATTCAACGTATTTCACTGAGTATGAAATTCAAGGAATTCTCAGCTATACATTAGATTTCGAAGCATTAAAAACTGTGTTTACATCTTCACCGATGAAGATACTCCCAGCTGGCGGAAGTGCTTCTCGGGAGCTTTTTCCTTATCGTTGCGCGAACGCCCTAGCGGAACAATTGGAAACAGAATGGGTTGAATTCCCCGGAAATCATACGGGGTACACAATGTACCATAAAGAATTTTCTGAGAGGTTACACGACATGTTAGAAAAAGAAAAGAAACATACGTGTTAAGGATTGATTAAAATTTTCAAAATAGGACAGGTGAAACTAACTATGGAATTGGAGAAGATTTCACGAAGCGTAAAAAGAACTTTTCACTAACGAGAACGCAATGTGAGATGTTTAACCAAAGTGATATTAGGGATTTCATCGAAAAATAGGTTTGTACATTACGTTCTCCTATTGATTATTTCCTATCTTAATTCCGTATTTTATACCATTAGATACAACTCTAAAGCGGCTCGTTATTTTGTCCTCAACAACAACCAGTGTCTAACATCATGAATCTCTTTTGAAAATCACCACAAATGCAGGTATGGAAGACTTCATCGCAGCAAAAACCATACCAACTATTGTTGTTGGTATGGTTCGTCCTAGATAGGCCCTTAAGAAGAGATTCTATTGTACGGAGTATTTAGCTAATTGCATTTGTAACCGACAGGGCCGTCTGAACCTGTGTACACATATGTGTCAGACACATATCCAATATTCACGACACCCCGGGAATCTTTCCACTGGATTTGGTCCCAGATATTACTCGTTCCATACTTCCCTGTAACAGTCGTTCCATAAGCGTAACAATAATAAGGAACACGGGAGCCACTCGGAATGGAAAGCATAATAGGATAATTTGTACCAGGACCGCTGCGCATATTGACAGGCGCACCGCTGCTTGTTGAGACAGTAAAGTACTGAACGGCAAGTGCCTGACTGGAAAAAATGAATAAAGATGCAATCATCACGGTTAACATACTCAGCATTTTCAGTTTAGTCAATGTCATCCCTCTTTCTTCAATTCCTTCATTTTAAGAAACGATAGAACATAGGCTACCAGCTGCATTTAGGAACAACCGGACCGTCTGAGCCTGTATACATATATGTATCAGAGACAAATCCAGGAACGATCTCCCCGCTGGCAAGCGTCCGCTCTGTGTAATTCCAAATATTGCTCGTTCCATACTTTCCAGTTACAGTTGTACCGGTTTTGTAGCAATAGATCGGGATGCGGGTTCCGCTCGGAATGGTCGTTACAATTCCCCAACTTGTACCTGGGCCGCTGCGCATGTTGACAGGAGCACCGCTGCTTGTTGAAACCGTATAATACTGAGCCGCAAGTGCATGGCTAGAAAAAATGAACACAGATGCAATCATCACCGTTAGCATACTTAGCCTCTTTAACTTATTCACCTTATACCCTCCCCTTATAAATGCCGTACGTTTGACTTTCTTACATCCAGTTAAGGATTTACTTTCAGATACCATGCCCCCTCCCCTCCCATATATTTATCAATGTACCATAAACTAGATCTTTCAAAAGTGGAATTATTCCTATGTTTTCGACAATTAAGGATACAAAATAAATGGTAGTCAGGCTTGATATTGATGGTGTGTTACATTTGGCTCTTAATCATTTGTCCAGTCGGTAATCACGATTGACAATCAGGAAAAAGGACATGGATCAAGCGGCTTCGTTTCCACCAATTAACTCAATCAGTGTACTGCTTCCTTGTATCCACGCTTCTTCTCGATTCATAGATACTCCACCTTTTTCACCAATCAAAAACGGACACCATACAAATCAGCGTAAATGCTGCAAGTTCAGTGTCCGCAACCTATTATGACTTTGCTTTCTTTTACCAGGGCGTGTAAAAATGATTAGGTACGTTATCAAACGTTATTCTATGATTTTGCGAGTCAAAAAATCATAACATTTTATATATTTCAATCAGATTATGATCTGGATCTCTGAAGTGAGCAACTCGGGCACTCCATTCCTTGCGATCATGCGGTTTATTCTCACATTTAACTCCTTTTTCGTGTAAATCGTCATACGTTTTATCAACATCTTCTACCTTAAACTGAAGCAAAAATTTTGATTGAGCTTCTCCTTCCAAGGACTTTTTTTCCTCTCCAACGATTTCAGCCATCGTTTCTCGAGATAAAAGCTCTATTTTCGTTTCCCCATTATCAAAGAGTGCATATTCCATTTCATTCTCTAACCAACTTATTGGAAGTCCTAATGAATCTTTATAAAACTCGACGCTTTTCTTAAAATCATTCACCAACAGTCTAATTTGTAACAGCTTCATATCGAGTGCCTCCTATAAAACCATACTTTTACTGGTCATCCAATTTAATGATACCAAAGAAACCTGACAGCACTATGTCAAGTTTCCATACTTCACCCTTATTTCAGATTTAAGTGCAGTTTAGTCCATGTCATAAGAACGAGCAAAAACAGCGATTCTTAAAACAAAAAATGATACCGAGTGTATTTTCTGTATGCTTCAACTTCATTTCGGGAAATGTAACGTTGATAAAAGGAGGTTACATCAATATGGATCATCAAACATTGGCAGCTCATGAGGCTGTTGACTTACATGAAATCGTGAACTTTAAAACACTTTGTATAGCGAAATCAAAGTTAATGCAAGGGCTTGTGTTTGACCAAGAACTGAAGGACTTGATGGAAAAAGATGTACAGCAATCCATTCAAGACCTTACTGAATTACAAGCGGTTTATGAGCGTGCCTCATTTCAGGCCCCTGTCCCTCAAAGCCGCCCAACGCCAATCATCAATTGAAAGGGAGGTAAGCCTCTTTGAATAATGATCATTTAGACCCCATTAATTCGCTGAATGTGCCTGAACTAGCAGACACTACATTCGCGATGGATTTTCTTATACGAGCTAAGGAAGGCGTAAGGAATACTGCTGTAGCTTTGACAGAAACCGCTTCACCAGATGTAAGAGCACTGCTTCGGAAACAGCTGATGCAAGGAATTGCGATGCACCAAGAGATTACGGAACTGATGATCAGCAAAAAGTGGTTCCATCCATATGAGCTGAGCGAACAGTATAAGCTGGATCAGCTCTCTGCAAAAAACACGATCATGGTCGGCAATATGAACCTCTTTCCTGATGAAACAAATCGCAAAGGGATGTTTGACCGGACACCTGATGAACACTAACACTGGAGGTTTTACAGCATGAAGGCAGTAACGTATCAAGGCATTAAAAATGTTGTTGTCAAAGATGTCCCCGATCCAAAGATTGAAAAATCCGATGACATGATTATCAAAGTCACCAGTACAGCCATTTGCGGATCAGATTTACATTTAATCCATGGATTCATTCCGAATATGCAAGAAGACTATGTCATCGGCCATGAACCGATGGGAATCGTCGAAGAAGTTGGTTCTGGGGTGACTAAACTAAAAAAGGGAGATCGGGTAATTATTCCCTTTAATATAGCATGCGGGGAATGCTTTTTTTGTAAAAACCAGCTGGAAAGCCAATGTGATCAGTCTAATGACAATGGGGAAATGGGTGCTTATTTCGGCTATTCAGGGCAAACTGGCGGTTATCCAGGCGGGCAAGCTGAATATTTAAGAGTGCCGTTTGCGAATTTTACCCATTTTAAAATCCCTGAATCTTGTGAGGAACCCGATGAGAAATTAAGCGTGATTGCCGATGCCATGACCACCGGCTTTTGGAGTGTGGATAATGCCGGCGTAAAAAAAGGCGATACAGTTATCGTTCTCGGCTGCGGACCAGTCGGCCTGTTTGCTCAAAAGTTTTGTTGGCTAAAAGGCGCAAAACGCGTCATAGCAGTTGACTATGTAAACTATCGCTTACAGCATGCGAAACGTACAAACAAAGTAGAAATCGTTAATTTTGAAGACCATGAGAATACAGGGAATTATTTAAAGGAAATCACGAAAGGCGGAGCGGATGTAGTCATTGACGCTGTTGGGATGGATGGTAAAATGAGCGATCTCGAGTTCCTTGCCAGCGGCTTAAAGCTTCATGGCGGAACGATGAGTGCATTGGTCATTGCTTCCCAAGCTGTTCGCAAAGGAGGAACCATACAAATTACAGGTGTGTATGGAGGCAGATATAACGGTTTTCCGTTAGGAGATATTATGCAGCGAAACGTCAATATACGCTCTGGACAGGCTCCAGTGATCCACTATATGCCGTACATGTTTGAACTAGTATCGACAGGCAAAATTGATCCGGGAGATGTTGTCAGCCATGTCCTGCCGCTTAGTGAAGCCAAGCATGGCTATGACATTTTTGATTCAAAAATGGATGATTGTATCAAAGTTGTGTTAAAGCCTTAAAAAACGGAGGTTACAGAAATG from Bacillus subtilis subsp. subtilis str. 168 encodes the following:
- a CDS encoding hypothetical protein (Evidence 5: Unknown function), with the translated sequence MGKKLIETIQYPPYYCDVAYLESSHMKSRRNLFQNKKSLDVWQWITLEIYWLI
- the zinT gene encoding lipoprotein buffering protein for Zn2+ transport (Evidence 2a: Function from experimental evidences in other organisms; PubMedId: 12904577, 24128931; Product type lp: lipoprotein); protein product: MNILFSKRLGILTIGSLLVLAGCQTSGSSAGESNQTTSSSAVEEDSSKTQEQTSDSHTHEHSHDHSHAHDEETEKIYEGYFKNSQVKDRLLSDWEGDWQSVYPYLQDGTLDEVFSYKSEHEGGKTAEEYKEYYKKGYQTDVDRIVIQKDTVTFFKNGKEYSGKYTYDGYEILTYDAGNRGVRYIFKLAKKAEGLPQYIQFSDHSIYPTKASHYHLYWGDDREALLDEVKNWPTYYPSKMDGHDIAHEMMAH
- the sigZ gene encoding RNA polymerase ECF(extracytoplasmic function)-type sigma factor (sigma-Z) (Evidence 1a: Function from experimental evidences in the studied strain; PubMedId: 11700344, 15019740, 17675383; Product type r: regulator), whose amino-acid sequence is MNIEDLWDQFHQPLKTYISHRVNDQSIVDDLLQIVFMKIQVHLPNLIDEQKIDSWIYRITRNTIIDFYRTKKTSEILPDVLHFNDSAEEENFTKEATVCIRSTIKRLPEKYREALELTDFQGLSQKELSEKLGISYSGAKSRVQRGRGKLKQLLEGCCHIEADRYGNIVDFRILKE
- the yrpG gene encoding putative aldo-keto reductase (Evidence 3: Putative function from multiple computational evidences; PubMedId: 23990306, 25326299; Product type e: enzyme), giving the protein MEYTYLGRTGLRVSRLCLGTMNFGVDTDEKTAFRIMDEALDNGIQFFDTANIYGWGKNAGLTESIIGKWFAQGGQRREKVVLATKVYEPISDPNDGPNDMRGLSLYKIRRHLEGSLKRLQTDHIELYQMHHIDRRTPWDEIWEAFETQVRSGKVDYIGSSNFAGWHLVKAQAEAEKRRFMGLVTEQHKYSLLERTAEMEVLPAARDLGLGVVAWSPLAGGLLGGKALKSNAGTRTAKRADLIEKHRLQLEKFSDLCKELGEKEANVALAWVLANPVLTAPIIGPRTVEQLRDTIKAVEISLDKEILRMLNDIFPGPGGETPEAYAW
- the yraO gene encoding putative citrate transporter (Evidence 3: Putative function from multiple computational evidences; PubMedId: 11053381, 11566984, 15849754, 16850406; Product type t: transporter) is translated as MLTILGFSMVTVFTILIMTKKVSPIVALTITPIVFALIGGFGKGIGDMILEGIQTVASSAALLLFAILFFGILIDAGLFDPLIEKILSIVKGDPVKIAIGSAVLAMLIALDGDGTTTYMITVSAMLPLYKRIGMNPMVMATLAMLSLSIVSGMTPWGGPATRAISVLGLDPSDFFVPLLPTMLGGIACVIFLAFLMGRKERNRIGIVQLEPRHITKDSSQSYMAATLESEQLKRPRLIYLNLFLVISIMVFIVLGTKHPSVLFLIGFVLALTINYPNVKMQKERIAEHSGNAITVVLLVFSAGVFAGILSGTKMVDAIAGSLISIIPSSMGGFFPVIVALTSIPFTFVLSNDAYYFGMVPIFAEAASAYGIEPVEIARASIMGQPVHLMSPLVASTVLLVSMLKMDLGSFQRFAVKWAVITSLVITLLAIITGAITIL